From the Arthrobacter sp. PM3 genome, one window contains:
- a CDS encoding HhH-GPD-type base excision DNA repair protein: MELHITGDPAADKLLSDDAFALLTGMLLDQQVTMESAFSGPEKIRSRLGSMDPAAIAGCDPAGFVEIFRQSPAVHRYPSSMAGRVQALAETIQREWNGDATAIWTQDAPDGREVLRRLKGLPGFGEQKSKIFLALLGKQCGLQAEGWREAAGPYGQDGAYLSVADIVDPESLGKVRASKQAAKKAAKAAKG; this comes from the coding sequence ATGGAACTGCATATCACCGGCGACCCCGCCGCCGACAAACTGCTCAGCGATGACGCCTTCGCGCTGCTCACCGGCATGTTGCTCGACCAGCAGGTGACCATGGAGTCGGCGTTTTCGGGGCCGGAAAAGATCAGGTCGCGTCTGGGATCCATGGACCCTGCCGCGATCGCTGGCTGCGATCCCGCCGGGTTCGTGGAAATTTTCAGGCAAAGCCCGGCGGTCCACCGCTACCCCAGCTCCATGGCCGGACGCGTTCAAGCCTTGGCGGAGACCATCCAGCGGGAGTGGAATGGGGACGCAACGGCCATCTGGACGCAGGATGCCCCGGACGGCAGGGAAGTGCTCCGCAGGCTAAAGGGGTTGCCCGGCTTCGGCGAGCAGAAGTCGAAGATTTTCCTGGCCCTCCTCGGCAAGCAGTGCGGACTCCAGGCTGAAGGCTGGCGGGAGGCTGCCGGCCCGTACGGCCAGGACGGCGCGTACCTTTCCGTGGCCGACATTGTGGACCCGGAGTCGCTGGGAAAGGTGCGTGCCAGCAAGCAGGCTGCCAAGAAGGCCGCCAAAGCCGCGAAGGGATGA